The Cellulomonas fulva genome includes a window with the following:
- the narJ gene encoding nitrate reductase molybdenum cofactor assembly chaperone: MRLGTGRARSSGRTTSARDGSTRVVHQAASWCLAYPDEALVERLPLLAAATDELARGRARDGLRTFLDHAVATPLDVLQPDYVRLFDLSRKQALYLSYWTDGDTRRRGEVLAGFKERYRASGFLVDTRGELPDHLPLVLEYAALADPQDGTALLQEYRASLELTRFALIEAGTPYAGVLEAVCATLPGESPADKAAVHAMAAAGPPSESVGLDSADPRLLPLAGYGTTDGSA; this comes from the coding sequence ATGAGGCTCGGCACGGGACGGGCGCGCTCGTCGGGACGCACGACGAGCGCGCGCGACGGCTCGACGCGCGTCGTGCACCAGGCGGCGTCCTGGTGCCTCGCCTACCCGGACGAGGCGCTGGTCGAGCGCCTGCCGCTGCTCGCGGCCGCGACCGACGAGCTCGCGCGCGGTCGCGCGCGGGACGGCCTGCGCACCTTCCTGGACCACGCCGTCGCGACCCCGCTGGACGTGCTGCAGCCGGACTACGTGCGGCTGTTCGACCTGTCCCGCAAGCAGGCGCTGTACCTGTCCTACTGGACCGACGGCGACACGCGTCGGCGGGGGGAGGTCCTGGCCGGGTTCAAGGAGCGCTACCGGGCGAGCGGCTTCCTGGTGGACACCCGCGGCGAGCTGCCGGACCACCTGCCGCTGGTGCTCGAGTACGCGGCGCTCGCGGACCCGCAGGACGGGACCGCGCTGCTCCAGGAGTACCGCGCGAGCCTCGAGCTCACGCGGTTCGCGCTGATCGAGGCGGGCACGCCCTACGCGGGCGTGCTCGAGGCGGTCTGCGCCACGCTGCCGGGGGAGTCGCCCGCGGACAAGGCGGCGGTGCACGCCATGGCCGCCGCGGGTCCGCCCTCGGAGAGCGTGGGGCTGGACTCGGCCGACCCGCGGCTGCTGCCGCTCGCGGGCTACGGGACCACGGACGGGAGCGCCTGA
- the narI gene encoding respiratory nitrate reductase subunit gamma → MDVVLWGVLPYLVVAVFVGGLVWRYRYDQFGWTTRSSQLYESRLLRIGSPLFHFGLLFVIVGHVVGLVIPESWTDAVGVTEEMYHAGALGIGTVAGVATLAGIVILIVRRRRTGPVFMATTKNDKAMYAVLTTAIVTGLATTVIAFSQGSETHDYRQSVSPWFRSLFVFQPDVDAMASAPWQFHLHVLVGLGLILLFPFSRLVHAFTAPVHYLFRPYIVYRSRDRRPTPGASAPKRGWDPVGTRDRDR, encoded by the coding sequence ATGGACGTCGTGCTCTGGGGGGTGCTGCCGTACCTCGTCGTCGCCGTGTTCGTCGGCGGCCTGGTGTGGCGCTACCGGTACGACCAGTTCGGCTGGACCACGCGCTCGTCGCAGCTCTACGAGTCGCGGCTCCTGCGCATCGGCTCGCCGCTGTTCCACTTCGGGCTGCTGTTCGTGATCGTGGGGCACGTGGTCGGCCTCGTGATCCCCGAGTCGTGGACCGACGCGGTGGGCGTGACCGAGGAGATGTACCACGCGGGTGCGCTGGGCATCGGGACGGTCGCGGGGGTCGCCACGCTCGCGGGCATCGTGATCCTCATCGTCCGGCGTCGTCGCACCGGGCCGGTGTTCATGGCGACGACGAAGAACGACAAGGCGATGTACGCGGTGCTGACCACCGCGATCGTCACCGGGCTCGCGACCACCGTCATCGCGTTCAGCCAGGGCTCCGAGACGCACGACTACCGCCAGTCCGTCTCGCCGTGGTTCCGCTCGCTGTTCGTCTTCCAGCCCGACGTCGACGCCATGGCCTCCGCGCCGTGGCAGTTCCACCTGCACGTCCTCGTCGGGCTCGGCCTGATCCTGCTGTTCCCGTTCAGCCGGCTGGTGCACGCGTTCACGGCACCGGTGCACTACCTGTTCCGCCCGTACATCGTCTACCGCAGCCGCGACCGCCGGCCGACCCCGGGAGCCAGCGCGCCGAAGCGCGGCTGGGACCCCGTGGGGACGCGCGACCGCGACCGCTGA